From the genome of Polyodon spathula isolate WHYD16114869_AA chromosome 14, ASM1765450v1, whole genome shotgun sequence, one region includes:
- the selenoj gene encoding LOW QUALITY PROTEIN: selenoprotein J (The sequence of the model RefSeq protein was modified relative to this genomic sequence to represent the inferred CDS: inserted 2 bases in 1 codon; substituted 1 base at 1 genomic stop codon), whose protein sequence is MMALSVEDRAVGAIIGAAIADAAAQPHHWIYDLQKLDALLFECPCPEFRAQSANPFYRRVTGQQSCYGDQAYILAESLAECGGLNVEDLAQRTYKMFGLGSEYDTPVNNPDHPKGGPRPQLPIEGPWRHASIKSFIKNFEAGKKETGCINDEQIDGITKLAAVVAXYAGKSEMFEKAEEAIRITQNSDTCVAETLAAARLLEYYILHGPDEKALDNVIEQLKDKNRMNPQDLDRAVVGHFQQVKDNLKSPKKVIPEVFTNTSLFFVLALPGAFQAALHGVLTESTFDQAVRNTLRWGGNLSFFYLFIYLFTMFXLGLSGIPALWKNKTFRYPMLLELAKKSAKIHGY, encoded by the exons ATGATGGCCCTCAGTGTTGAAGACAGAGCTGTTGGAGCGATTATTGGTGCGGCAATAGCAGATGCAGCAG CCCAGCCTCATCACTGGATTTATGATCTTCAGAAGCTGGATGCCCTCTTGTTTGAATGCCCCTGCCCAGAATTCCGGGCTCAGTCTGCCAACCCATTCTACCGTAGGGTAACTGGACAGCAGAGCTGCTATGGGGATCAGGCCTACATTTTAGCTGAGTCTTTAGCAGAATGTGGag GTCTTAATGTGGAGGATCTTGCACAACGCACATACAAGATGTTTGGACTTGGCTCTGAATATGACACTCCAGTTAATAATCCTGATCATCCCAAGGGAG GTCCTAGACCCCAGCTCCCCATTGAAGGACCCTGGAGACATGCTAGCATCAAGAGCTTCATAAAGAACTTTGAAGCTGGGAAGAAAGAAAC AGGCTGCATCAACGATGAACAGATAGATGGCATTACAAAGTTGGCTGCAGTTGTAGC GTATGCCGGAAAATCAGAAATGTTTGAGAAAGCTGAGGAGGCCATTcgaatcacacagaacagtgatACCTGTGTGGCAGAGACATTGGCTGCTGCAAG ACTCCTGGAATATTACATCCTGCATGGTCCAGATGAGAAAGCCCTGGATAATGTGATAGAGCAGCTCAAGGACAAGAACAGAATGAACCCACAGGATCTAGACAGAGCTGTGGTTG gacacttTCAGCAAGTGAAGGACAACCTCAAATCACCCAAAAAGGTGATACCTGAAGTGTTCACAAACACGAG tttgttttttgttctagcCTTGCCCGGTGCATTCCAGGCAGCGCTGCATGGAGTCCTGACTGAAAGCACGTTCGATCAGGCCGTCCGTAACACCTTGCGCTGGGGGGG CAACTTgtcgtttttttatttatttatttatttatttactatgtttTAGCTTGGATTATCAGGAATTCCAGCTTTGTGGAAGAATAAAACATTCAGATACCCCATGTTGCTGGAACTTGCAAAGAAGAGTGCAAAAATACATGGATATTAG